In Mongoliitalea daihaiensis, one DNA window encodes the following:
- a CDS encoding T9SS-dependent choice-of-anchor J family protein: protein MKHVLQRTLMLVLLIFGSMISIHAQTEVIAGWTFEATETADRIFADLGNANNTGENAQTITPVNINFTSYVQGSGGSGTFSKNSNGWPAAEGVEKYWQVRINTLGYDNLTVSSRQQSSGTGPRDFQVEFSLDGVVWTAIPNSSITTANNFTSGVLSPTPVPTEANNQGTVFLRWISTSNTSVGGNLIAATGTSRIDDIIIEGTILTGAPTDPEPEAPLLSTLASWDFAGQPGNQASTTGVGSESISAIDFTRGTGVTPTAAANSISGSAWSVSDVNDYFAFGITIEDGFEAKLSQLILATRSSGTGPGRLALRYSVDNFTSNLATWSNSGTAFSNETLDLSALETLTGSVEFRIYPNEDINANGATGIANAGTLRVANFAEGGGVFSPVRFLGIVTEEEQPEPITLIEYRFTGEPGNQVSTPGVSLDPGVEGIAISRGAGLGLTAAANSINSNGWNAGDDRFFTFGITVSPGQLVDLTELQIGTSSSNTGPRDMALVYSGDGFTSRLAEWQHTGTFVNQIIDLSSLQNLSGEVEFRIISTSNTSANGNTVASTGTSRVTNYFEGGNTGATRFIGIVKNAQGVVIPTIELTVDALDFGIVSLNSTPVSLSYQISGTNLTDAVSVVAPAGITISTDGNTFSNELLIPAAEVMATSTIFVQVETSQAGSINAQIAHSTEGTLPVSLTVTASILDPFNIVEDFNTICVANFSPISGGWSQVSVAGDQTWSCSNFGRAGTTPTANAPFGVQMNGFAAGTAVLNEDWLISPAYDLTAFDFPLLEFWSRVAFGGPRLKLKVSTDYVDGDPNLATWTELADRFAQGDTWTSSGEVNLSAFKAANVRIAFVYTSGPEVGAARWTIDDFSLRNSETAPAPFLTNSIGNVDYWHFGIVPVGSIAPQTRSFEFSLSDAIADLTISAGDGFEFSKDGVNFSSAITFSPEESGATQTVSIRFNPSSAGAFSSPIFFNSGDIQVRRGFLTGATVEKSKTLDVVTWNIEWFGSASNGPTNVNLQLENVKKVIEDLDADIYAFQEIASLSRFNQLVEALPGYGGVVSPATSAGGDFAEEAQKLTYLFKLETIDTLQTKVLLTGVTPDLLVDYPSGRDRFWASGRLPFLMEIQTKKNGVSKTINMINVHTRSNGGGESAANPRYAMRRYDVNVLKDTLDAHYADVPLIILGDFNDDLDETVANQDAPTVGTSETSFINYINDPENYNPITISLSNAGLRTFPTFENVIDHIIISNEMNESWLVNSERIYFPYDLIPAYDRTTSDHLPVKARFELICDLEVPQILGPDQLCSAEESSLFLIGGNFQSIVTWERSVDGISWESIEGSQGVDILPLQGISEATFFRVIVGSDSCFPQVSDAFEVTVKTLPTPVIYFERGLLTTIEGPYTFTWFKNGQLIASGSSNTTRINGAGLYEVEIQDADGCVSRSSTYRFPQQLTGNQVRVFPNPATQQVTITLRNTEGMVNIQLKTIFGSVVNQIVTSEGFAQFDVTGLAKGVYLIVVTNQQGSTTVQRLTVR from the coding sequence ATGAAACACGTTTTACAACGAACACTCATGTTGGTCCTATTGATCTTTGGCAGTATGATATCAATTCATGCCCAAACCGAAGTCATTGCAGGATGGACATTTGAAGCTACGGAAACAGCAGATCGCATTTTTGCTGATCTCGGAAACGCCAACAACACTGGAGAAAATGCGCAGACCATTACTCCGGTAAACATCAACTTTACTTCATATGTACAAGGCAGTGGAGGATCAGGTACCTTTTCCAAAAACTCAAATGGATGGCCTGCTGCGGAAGGCGTCGAGAAATACTGGCAAGTACGCATCAATACGCTTGGATACGACAACCTAACAGTATCCAGCAGACAACAGAGTTCAGGAACTGGTCCTCGGGATTTTCAAGTAGAATTCAGTTTAGACGGAGTAGTATGGACCGCCATCCCAAACAGTTCCATCACGACTGCCAACAACTTTACTTCAGGAGTACTTTCCCCTACCCCAGTTCCTACAGAAGCAAATAATCAAGGAACTGTTTTTTTGAGATGGATCTCCACATCCAACACAAGTGTAGGAGGCAACCTCATCGCAGCAACAGGAACTAGCAGAATAGATGATATCATCATTGAAGGTACGATCCTCACAGGAGCGCCAACCGATCCTGAGCCTGAAGCTCCCCTATTGAGCACACTGGCATCTTGGGATTTTGCTGGACAACCTGGTAATCAAGCTTCCACCACAGGTGTGGGATCTGAGAGTATCTCCGCAATAGATTTTACTCGCGGTACAGGTGTAACACCTACTGCAGCAGCTAATTCAATCAGCGGTTCTGCTTGGTCTGTAAGTGATGTAAATGATTACTTTGCTTTTGGAATAACGATAGAAGATGGATTTGAAGCCAAACTTTCACAACTCATTTTAGCCACTAGATCATCTGGTACTGGTCCAGGTAGATTGGCCTTGCGTTACAGCGTCGACAATTTTACTAGTAATTTGGCCACTTGGTCCAATTCAGGAACTGCCTTTTCTAATGAAACTCTTGATTTAAGTGCACTGGAAACGCTTACAGGGTCTGTAGAGTTTAGAATTTATCCAAACGAGGACATCAATGCCAACGGCGCTACAGGAATTGCGAATGCCGGAACTTTAAGGGTAGCTAACTTTGCTGAAGGTGGGGGTGTATTTTCTCCCGTACGGTTTTTAGGGATAGTCACCGAAGAAGAACAACCTGAACCTATCACCTTGATTGAATATAGATTTACAGGGGAACCAGGTAATCAAGTGTCAACTCCGGGTGTATCACTCGACCCAGGAGTCGAAGGAATAGCTATTAGTAGAGGTGCCGGATTGGGACTAACGGCGGCTGCAAATTCCATAAATTCCAATGGCTGGAATGCTGGTGATGATCGTTTCTTCACATTTGGCATAACCGTTTCTCCTGGACAATTGGTAGATCTTACTGAACTACAGATTGGAACTTCTTCCTCCAACACAGGACCAAGAGACATGGCTTTGGTGTATAGTGGAGATGGATTTACATCGAGACTTGCTGAATGGCAGCATACTGGCACATTTGTCAACCAAATCATTGACCTCTCTAGTTTACAAAATCTATCCGGCGAGGTAGAATTCAGAATCATTTCGACAAGCAATACATCTGCTAATGGTAATACAGTTGCATCCACTGGAACTTCCCGTGTAACCAATTACTTCGAAGGAGGCAATACCGGGGCAACTCGATTTATTGGTATTGTGAAAAATGCGCAAGGAGTAGTCATTCCTACGATTGAACTGACGGTAGATGCATTAGATTTTGGAATAGTATCCTTAAACTCTACGCCTGTTTCGTTGAGTTACCAAATCAGCGGTACTAACTTAACAGATGCCGTGAGCGTAGTAGCTCCTGCTGGAATAACCATTTCAACGGACGGCAATACCTTCTCCAACGAACTGCTGATTCCAGCGGCTGAAGTCATGGCTACAAGTACTATTTTTGTACAGGTTGAAACTTCCCAAGCAGGAAGTATCAATGCTCAAATTGCTCATAGTACAGAGGGCACATTACCAGTTTCCTTGACTGTAACAGCGAGTATTCTTGATCCTTTCAATATTGTGGAAGATTTCAATACCATTTGTGTAGCGAATTTCAGTCCAATAAGCGGAGGATGGAGTCAAGTAAGTGTAGCAGGCGACCAAACTTGGTCTTGTAGCAACTTTGGAAGAGCTGGAACCACCCCTACGGCTAATGCACCATTTGGTGTTCAGATGAATGGATTTGCTGCTGGCACAGCGGTATTAAACGAAGATTGGTTAATCTCTCCTGCCTATGACTTGACAGCATTTGATTTCCCTCTCTTAGAATTCTGGAGTAGGGTAGCTTTTGGTGGCCCTCGTCTAAAACTAAAAGTATCTACGGACTATGTAGATGGGGATCCAAACTTGGCTACTTGGACAGAATTGGCAGATAGATTTGCCCAGGGAGATACTTGGACAAGCTCAGGTGAAGTAAATCTTTCTGCATTCAAAGCAGCTAATGTACGGATTGCATTTGTCTACACTTCTGGTCCTGAAGTAGGAGCAGCCCGTTGGACAATTGATGATTTCTCTTTGAGAAACTCCGAAACGGCTCCTGCCCCATTCTTGACAAACAGCATTGGAAATGTAGATTACTGGCATTTTGGTATTGTACCAGTAGGTAGTATCGCTCCTCAGACCCGTTCATTTGAATTCTCTTTGAGTGATGCCATCGCCGATTTGACTATTTCCGCGGGAGATGGGTTTGAATTCTCCAAAGATGGAGTTAATTTCTCTTCAGCGATCACCTTCTCTCCTGAGGAAAGCGGTGCTACACAAACTGTAAGCATCCGGTTTAATCCATCAAGTGCTGGTGCATTCAGCAGTCCAATCTTCTTTAATTCTGGAGATATCCAAGTAAGAAGAGGTTTCTTAACCGGAGCTACCGTTGAAAAATCCAAAACTCTTGATGTGGTCACTTGGAATATCGAGTGGTTTGGCTCAGCAAGCAATGGCCCAACGAATGTTAACTTGCAGCTAGAAAATGTAAAAAAGGTGATTGAAGATTTGGATGCAGATATTTATGCTTTCCAAGAGATCGCTTCTTTAAGCAGATTCAATCAGCTTGTAGAGGCATTACCTGGGTATGGAGGAGTGGTTTCTCCTGCTACTTCTGCGGGAGGTGATTTTGCGGAAGAAGCTCAAAAACTAACTTACTTATTCAAACTCGAAACAATAGATACACTTCAGACAAAGGTATTATTAACGGGTGTAACTCCTGATTTATTGGTAGATTATCCATCCGGAAGAGATCGATTCTGGGCTTCTGGCAGACTTCCATTCTTAATGGAAATCCAAACCAAGAAAAATGGGGTAAGCAAAACTATCAACATGATCAACGTGCACACACGTTCCAACGGTGGTGGAGAATCTGCTGCGAATCCTCGCTATGCCATGCGTCGATATGATGTAAATGTGTTGAAAGACACCTTAGATGCTCATTATGCAGATGTACCGTTGATCATCCTAGGTGACTTCAATGATGATTTGGATGAGACGGTAGCAAATCAGGATGCTCCTACTGTAGGAACGTCTGAAACATCTTTCATCAATTATATCAACGATCCTGAAAACTATAATCCTATCACAATCTCCTTGAGCAATGCTGGATTGAGAACCTTCCCGACGTTTGAAAATGTGATCGATCATATAATCATTAGCAATGAGATGAACGAAAGCTGGTTGGTCAACTCTGAGCGAATTTATTTCCCGTATGACTTGATTCCAGCCTATGATCGTACGACTTCTGATCACTTACCTGTCAAGGCCCGCTTTGAGTTGATCTGTGACTTGGAAGTTCCTCAGATTCTAGGTCCTGATCAGCTTTGTAGCGCGGAAGAAAGTTCCCTATTCCTTATTGGAGGTAATTTTCAATCCATTGTGACTTGGGAGCGTTCTGTGGACGGTATTAGCTGGGAATCGATTGAAGGCAGCCAAGGTGTAGACATACTTCCTTTGCAAGGCATTTCTGAAGCCACGTTTTTCAGAGTGATTGTAGGTTCTGATAGCTGTTTCCCTCAAGTCAGTGATGCATTTGAGGTCACGGTTAAAACATTGCCTACACCTGTAATTTACTTTGAAAGAGGTTTGTTAACGACAATTGAAGGCCCTTATACCTTTACTTGGTTCAAAAATGGTCAGCTAATTGCAAGCGGCAGTTCCAATACTACTCGTATCAACGGAGCCGGATTGTATGAAGTGGAGATTCAGGATGCAGATGGATGTGTCTCTAGGTCTTCTACCTATCGCTTCCCTCAGCAGTTGACAGGTAATCAGGTCCGTGTATTCCCTAATCCGGCTACACAGCAGGTGACCATAACCCTAAGAAACACCGAAGGAATGGTAAACATCCAATTAAAAACAATTTTTGGCTCTGTTGTCAATCAGATTGTAACAAGCGAAGGTTTTGCACAATTTGATGTTACAGGTTTAGCCAAGGGTGTATATTTGATTGTAGTTACTAATCAGCAGGGTAGCACGACAGTACAGCGTTTGACTGTGCGATAA
- a CDS encoding 1-acyl-sn-glycerol-3-phosphate acyltransferase, which produces MPQFEEIRPYYDTEVNQAIREIIDHPMLKAMMNFTFPDMNDEQWKNLMLRCHSIRDFQINFIYPGVQKVLEKSSEGLTTSGFEKLEPNTSYLFISNHRDIILDTSLLNACLYEQGYFMTTSAIGDNLVKKPFLKHLSKLTRNFTVKRGLPARELLESSKLISSFIRQSLLRENRSVWIAQREGRTKDGNDQTHKGVLKMISMASDEGEHFLDYFKRLHVVPVSISYEYDPTDILKMPELLAKAKQEPYIKGEHEDFNTLLNGIIGAKKRIHIHIGDVLTQGIEKISQEVSGNVKQLQALADLVDEQIIIGYKLWPSNYIAHDLLTGSDQYKGQYSDKEKALFEARFRKGVDTSNPMAVENFLCMYANPVTNQQRLLDD; this is translated from the coding sequence ATGCCACAATTTGAGGAAATCAGGCCTTATTACGATACAGAAGTAAACCAAGCAATCCGTGAAATCATCGATCACCCCATGTTGAAAGCGATGATGAATTTCACCTTCCCGGACATGAACGATGAGCAATGGAAAAACTTGATGCTTCGCTGTCATTCGATCCGTGATTTTCAAATAAATTTTATCTATCCTGGAGTACAGAAGGTATTGGAAAAAAGTTCGGAAGGGCTTACTACCTCTGGATTTGAAAAACTGGAACCCAATACTTCTTATTTATTTATTTCCAATCATCGGGATATTATTTTGGATACTTCCCTCTTGAATGCTTGTTTGTATGAACAAGGATATTTCATGACTACTTCAGCAATTGGGGATAATTTGGTAAAAAAACCTTTTTTAAAGCACCTTTCGAAGTTGACTAGGAATTTCACTGTAAAAAGAGGATTGCCTGCACGTGAGCTTTTGGAAAGTTCCAAGCTTATCTCCTCTTTTATTCGTCAGTCACTTTTGCGCGAAAACCGCTCGGTATGGATCGCCCAACGAGAAGGTCGAACCAAGGACGGCAATGATCAGACACACAAGGGAGTGCTTAAGATGATTTCAATGGCTTCCGATGAAGGCGAGCACTTCCTAGATTATTTCAAGCGTCTCCATGTAGTACCCGTCAGTATTTCGTACGAATATGATCCTACAGATATCCTCAAAATGCCTGAGCTCTTGGCAAAGGCTAAGCAAGAGCCATATATTAAAGGTGAACACGAAGACTTCAATACCCTGTTGAATGGAATCATCGGAGCCAAAAAACGAATACATATTCATATCGGGGATGTCTTGACTCAAGGCATTGAAAAAATTTCCCAAGAGGTCAGTGGAAATGTGAAGCAATTACAAGCCTTGGCTGACTTGGTAGATGAGCAGATCATCATAGGATACAAACTGTGGCCGAGCAATTATATCGCCCATGATTTGTTGACAGGTTCTGATCAATACAAGGGACAATACAGCGATAAAGAAAAGGCTTTGTTTGAGGCAAGGTTCCGAAAAGGAGTGGATACCAGTAACCCCATGGCAGTGGAGAATTTTCTTTGCATGTATGCAAACCCGGTAACCAATCAACAACGATTGCTAGATGATTAA
- a CDS encoding GAF domain-containing sensor histidine kinase has protein sequence MSSTNEFQRLLALSDYDLDYASLETQFADLANLAAKVAGSQVSLVNLIDNYTQWSVAAAGLSTLQMDRQDAVCNYTIMGVEALEVKDLSQDERFQDKFYVKGDPNLRYYWGTPLTNPDGYNLGALCIMDTDQKELSPEKIELIQLIGKEIVNRLEILKSMKQMQEDIKGLKNDKKKVAHDIRGPLAGIVGLAEIIQHQGNQGNLEDVLEFILLIQKSGKSLLELADQIMKDEDQYLKGLHSNLFNLQSLKEKLQDLYGAQARQKNIQLRVVATNDYSEIKFPKTKLLQIIGNIISNALKFTQENGIVKVNLQLEQIANNFNLIIEVEDNGVGISSEKIKEIISGEASSSEGTQGESGFGFGLNLVKYLIDGLKGSLQIESKVGEFTRFTVKIPVV, from the coding sequence ATGTCATCTACCAACGAATTTCAGCGCCTTTTGGCGTTAAGTGATTATGACTTAGATTATGCCAGTCTAGAAACACAATTTGCCGATTTGGCAAATTTGGCAGCTAAAGTTGCTGGAAGTCAGGTATCCTTGGTCAACTTGATTGATAATTACACTCAATGGTCTGTGGCTGCTGCAGGTCTATCTACCTTACAAATGGATAGACAAGATGCAGTTTGCAACTACACGATCATGGGTGTTGAGGCTTTGGAGGTCAAAGACTTGTCTCAAGATGAGCGCTTTCAGGATAAGTTTTATGTTAAAGGCGATCCTAATTTACGCTATTATTGGGGGACTCCTTTAACGAATCCTGATGGATATAATTTAGGTGCTTTGTGTATCATGGATACTGATCAAAAGGAACTCAGTCCTGAAAAAATAGAATTGATTCAATTGATAGGAAAAGAAATTGTCAATCGCTTAGAGATTTTGAAATCGATGAAGCAGATGCAGGAAGATATCAAGGGACTTAAAAATGATAAGAAAAAAGTAGCCCACGATATCAGAGGACCATTAGCAGGAATAGTAGGCTTAGCTGAAATCATTCAACATCAAGGAAACCAAGGTAATTTAGAGGACGTTTTAGAATTTATTCTGTTGATCCAAAAAAGTGGAAAATCTTTGCTCGAATTAGCGGATCAGATTATGAAAGACGAAGATCAGTATTTAAAGGGATTGCATTCCAATTTATTTAACCTTCAATCCTTGAAAGAAAAATTACAGGATCTTTATGGGGCACAGGCAAGGCAAAAAAATATCCAACTCAGGGTAGTTGCAACAAACGATTATTCAGAAATTAAATTTCCTAAAACAAAATTGCTTCAAATTATTGGAAATATTATTTCTAACGCATTGAAGTTTACTCAAGAAAATGGCATTGTTAAGGTTAACTTACAACTGGAGCAAATAGCTAATAACTTCAATTTAATTATTGAAGTTGAGGACAATGGAGTAGGGATAAGTTCAGAAAAAATCAAGGAAATTATATCAGGAGAAGCAAGTTCTTCCGAAGGTACCCAAGGGGAGTCAGGATTTGGTTTTGGACTAAACTTGGTGAAATATTTAATAGATGGTTTGAAAGGATCTTTGCAAATCGAATCCAAGGTAGGAGAGTTTACCAGATTCACTGTCAAAATACCAGTTGTGTGA
- a CDS encoding peptidylprolyl isomerase, which translates to MRPFVLVIFLLIHQQVQGQKLTPVASIKTPLGTIYVEFHPETTQHQASFIQLAEAGYWDSLTFNRVIPEFVAQGGCPDTEEGFTDPEYLLEPEIFPHLQHIYGAVGAGRDDNPEKLSARCQFYIVHRKEGVHRLDGDYTVFGQVIQGMDVVDALVHTPRNAQNQPLEDMYLEISILRLSGDQLSDLKNRL; encoded by the coding sequence ATGAGACCATTCGTACTAGTGATCTTTCTCTTAATTCATCAACAGGTTCAAGGACAAAAACTAACACCTGTTGCTTCCATCAAAACTCCTTTGGGAACTATCTATGTTGAGTTTCATCCAGAAACCACCCAACACCAAGCTTCCTTTATTCAATTAGCAGAAGCTGGTTATTGGGATTCGTTGACATTTAATCGGGTCATTCCCGAATTTGTCGCTCAAGGTGGATGTCCAGATACTGAGGAGGGATTTACTGATCCGGAGTACTTACTTGAACCAGAAATTTTCCCTCATTTACAACATATTTATGGAGCAGTTGGTGCAGGAAGAGATGATAATCCCGAAAAACTATCCGCAAGGTGCCAATTTTACATCGTTCACCGAAAAGAGGGAGTGCATAGGTTAGACGGTGATTATACTGTATTCGGTCAGGTGATCCAAGGGATGGATGTGGTGGATGCACTTGTACATACACCCCGAAATGCACAAAATCAACCACTGGAAGATATGTACTTAGAAATCTCTATTTTACGTTTAAGCGGTGACCAATTAAGTGATTTAAAAAATCGACTTTAG